One window of Banduia mediterranea genomic DNA carries:
- the pncA gene encoding bifunctional nicotinamidase/pyrazinamidase — translation MDLTNRTAILVIDVQNDFCPGGALAVNNGDLVVPVINRLLPAFEVCVFTQDWHPRDHQSFAANHGDCEPFSTLDMPYGTQLLWPMHCVQDTDGADFHEDLDIDKAQMIVRKGFRPHIDSYSAFFENDRRTSTGLHGYLHERGVDSIVLAGLATDYCVGDSALDAARLGYEVTLIEDACRAIDLEGSLATAIRHMREAGVKFAHSETL, via the coding sequence ATGGATCTGACGAACAGGACCGCGATCCTGGTCATCGACGTACAGAACGATTTCTGTCCCGGCGGCGCCTTGGCCGTGAACAACGGCGACCTCGTGGTGCCCGTCATCAATCGACTGCTGCCAGCCTTCGAGGTCTGCGTATTCACCCAGGACTGGCACCCACGCGATCACCAGTCATTCGCAGCCAATCATGGAGATTGCGAACCATTTTCAACCCTGGACATGCCATACGGCACCCAGCTGCTGTGGCCGATGCACTGCGTGCAGGACACGGACGGCGCCGACTTTCATGAAGACCTCGATATCGATAAAGCGCAAATGATCGTGCGCAAGGGCTTTCGTCCGCACATCGATTCGTATTCTGCGTTCTTCGAGAACGATCGCCGGACGTCCACCGGCCTGCATGGGTACCTGCACGAGCGCGGCGTCGATTCGATCGTCCTGGCCGGGCTGGCCACCGACTACTGCGTCGGCGATTCCGCCCTTGACGCAGCGCGCCTGGGTTATGAGGTCACGCTAATCGAAGACGCATGTCGCGCCATCGACCTGGAAGGCTCACTGGCCACCGCAATCCGCCACATGCGGGAGGCCGGAGTGAAGTTCGCTCACAGCGAAACGCTTTGA
- a CDS encoding MerR family transcriptional regulator, with translation MRISDLAKATGCHLETVRYYERIGLLPPPERSTAGYRNYRDSDVERLQFIVRSRALGFSLEEIRSLLTLASRTELSCKQVDGVARTHLAQVEAKQRELAALAAELRGMIETCHHDTRATCTILQSLAG, from the coding sequence CACCGGCTGTCATCTGGAAACCGTACGCTACTACGAGCGCATCGGGTTGCTGCCGCCGCCGGAGCGGTCGACTGCGGGATACCGCAACTATCGCGATAGCGACGTCGAGCGTTTGCAGTTCATTGTGCGCAGCCGCGCGCTGGGTTTTAGCCTCGAAGAAATCCGTAGCCTACTCACGCTTGCCTCACGCACGGAACTGTCGTGCAAGCAGGTCGATGGCGTGGCACGAACGCATCTGGCACAGGTGGAAGCCAAGCAGCGCGAATTGGCGGCGCTGGCCGCCGAGCTGCGGGGCATGATCGAAACGTGCCATCACGACACGCGAGCAACCTGCACCATCTTGCAATCGCTGGCAGGGTAG
- the fdhF gene encoding formate dehydrogenase subunit alpha, with translation MKDPARCTIELDGRPLQGKTGERLVELMNSNGVDLPQVCYHQALGPLQTCDTCWVDVDGQLKRSCATTVNDGMKVTSLDDASRAAREEGMDRLLAKHELYCTTCENNTGDCKLHNTFADMDIAIQRYPYARKPYEKDASGPFYTYDPDQCILCGQCVEACQNVEVNETLSIDYSSPDPRVLWDGGKPIGESSCVECGHCVTVCPCNALLEKSMQPDAGPFTAMPQRLKRPMIDLIKSLEETVGAPPITALSKMDVQLRQAEIKKTKTVCTYCGVGCSFEMWTRDRHLLRVQPTIDAPANGISTCVKGRFAWDFINSKERLTRPLIREAGPDGARFREASWDEALNLVARRLVEIRDTHGPDSIGFIGSSKASNEEAYLTQKIARLIIGTNSVDNSSRYCQNPATKGLFRTVGYGGDAGSIKDIESADLVVLVGSNIGENHPVIASKVKRAHKLRGQKLLVIDPRKHEMAERADIYLRNRPSSDLALVCALTRYILDHGLADEKFLAEKVNNVDAYRESLAPFTLEMAENLSGVPQDQLIEAAQMIGRAGSVCLLWAMGITQHSQGADTSTALSNLLLVTGNYGRPGTGGYPMRGHNNVQGASDFGCLKNIYPGYEYVDQPAVREKWAKAWGVPPEALSDHFGLDNFEMVAEAGKGKLKAMYVIGEETAVSDSNAASTQHGFENIDFLVVQDIFLSRTAQFADVVLPACPSTEKDGTFTNTERRIQRFHQVMPPLGDSRPDWQILSELAARMGHDWGYTHPSQIMDEVAGIADLFAGVSYERLEGWKSLQWPVAEDGTDTPLLYTDGFQFPDGKARLHPVQWQAPAEDADSEYDLMLDNGRMLEHFQSTNQSGRDGGTKPMSPDWFVEIGPQLAAERGLEDGSWVRVVSRRGALELRVVVTDRVAGNTVFMPIHHVKPNMNRLTGEHHDPVVNTPAYKETAVRIEKLDRPAGDPALPYHNFRYGHRTPNTGPEAEQKWRRPDYAEPPTPLSRPQKQ, from the coding sequence ATGAAAGACCCAGCACGCTGCACGATCGAACTCGACGGTCGGCCGCTGCAAGGTAAAACCGGCGAGCGACTCGTCGAACTGATGAACTCGAATGGGGTGGATTTGCCGCAGGTCTGCTACCACCAGGCACTCGGCCCGCTGCAGACCTGCGACACCTGCTGGGTCGACGTCGACGGACAGCTCAAACGCAGTTGCGCGACGACGGTGAACGACGGCATGAAGGTCACAAGTCTCGACGACGCGAGCCGGGCCGCACGCGAAGAAGGCATGGACCGCCTGCTCGCCAAGCACGAGTTGTACTGCACCACCTGCGAGAACAACACCGGCGACTGCAAGCTGCACAACACCTTCGCCGATATGGATATTGCGATCCAGCGCTATCCATATGCACGCAAGCCCTACGAAAAGGATGCGTCCGGTCCGTTCTATACCTACGACCCCGACCAGTGCATTTTGTGCGGACAGTGCGTCGAGGCCTGCCAGAATGTCGAGGTCAACGAAACGCTGAGCATCGACTATTCCTCGCCCGACCCGCGCGTGCTCTGGGACGGCGGCAAGCCGATCGGCGAGTCGAGCTGCGTCGAGTGCGGGCACTGCGTGACGGTCTGTCCGTGCAACGCCTTGCTCGAAAAATCGATGCAGCCGGACGCCGGACCGTTCACCGCGATGCCGCAGCGTCTCAAGCGACCAATGATCGACCTCATCAAGTCGCTGGAGGAAACGGTCGGTGCGCCGCCGATCACCGCACTGTCGAAAATGGACGTGCAGTTGCGACAGGCGGAGATCAAGAAGACCAAAACCGTGTGCACCTACTGTGGCGTCGGCTGCTCGTTCGAGATGTGGACGCGCGACCGGCATCTGCTGCGCGTGCAGCCGACGATCGACGCTCCCGCCAACGGCATTTCGACCTGTGTGAAAGGCCGCTTTGCCTGGGACTTCATCAACAGCAAGGAGCGTCTGACACGGCCGCTGATCCGCGAGGCGGGTCCGGATGGCGCCCGTTTTCGCGAAGCCTCCTGGGACGAGGCGCTGAACCTCGTTGCGCGGCGCTTGGTCGAAATCCGCGACACGCACGGCCCGGACAGCATCGGCTTCATCGGATCGAGCAAGGCCAGCAACGAGGAAGCCTATCTGACGCAGAAGATCGCGCGCCTGATCATCGGCACCAACAGCGTCGACAATTCCTCGCGCTACTGCCAGAACCCGGCGACCAAGGGTCTGTTCCGCACCGTCGGTTACGGCGGAGACGCCGGCTCGATCAAGGATATCGAAAGCGCCGATCTGGTCGTCCTGGTCGGCAGCAATATCGGCGAAAACCACCCAGTGATCGCCTCCAAGGTCAAACGCGCGCACAAGCTGCGCGGCCAGAAGCTGCTCGTGATCGATCCGCGCAAGCATGAAATGGCGGAACGCGCGGACATCTATCTGCGCAACCGGCCGAGTTCCGACCTCGCGCTGGTCTGCGCGCTGACGCGCTACATCCTCGACCACGGCCTCGCCGACGAGAAATTCCTCGCCGAGAAGGTCAACAACGTGGACGCCTATCGCGAATCGCTGGCGCCGTTCACCCTGGAGATGGCCGAAAACCTGTCCGGCGTGCCCCAGGATCAGCTGATCGAAGCCGCGCAGATGATCGGCCGCGCCGGCAGCGTCTGCCTGCTGTGGGCTATGGGCATCACCCAGCACAGCCAGGGTGCGGACACCAGCACCGCGCTGTCGAACCTGTTGCTGGTGACCGGCAATTACGGTCGACCCGGCACCGGCGGCTACCCGATGCGCGGCCACAACAATGTGCAGGGCGCCAGCGACTTCGGCTGCCTCAAGAACATCTATCCCGGTTACGAGTACGTGGATCAGCCTGCGGTGCGCGAGAAATGGGCCAAGGCCTGGGGCGTGCCGCCGGAGGCCCTGTCGGACCACTTCGGGCTCGACAATTTCGAGATGGTGGCCGAAGCCGGCAAGGGCAAGCTCAAGGCGATGTACGTGATCGGTGAAGAAACCGCGGTTTCGGATTCCAATGCCGCGAGCACGCAACACGGCTTCGAGAACATCGACTTTCTGGTGGTGCAGGACATCTTTCTGAGTCGCACCGCACAGTTCGCGGACGTGGTGCTGCCGGCCTGTCCCAGCACCGAAAAGGATGGCACGTTCACCAACACCGAACGCCGTATCCAGCGCTTCCATCAGGTCATGCCGCCGCTCGGCGACAGCCGCCCGGACTGGCAGATCCTCAGCGAGCTGGCCGCCCGCATGGGCCACGACTGGGGCTACACGCACCCGTCGCAGATCATGGACGAGGTCGCCGGCATCGCGGACCTGTTCGCTGGCGTCAGCTACGAGCGGCTCGAGGGTTGGAAGTCGCTGCAATGGCCTGTGGCCGAGGATGGTACGGATACTCCCCTGCTGTACACCGACGGCTTCCAGTTCCCGGACGGCAAAGCCAGACTGCACCCGGTGCAATGGCAGGCGCCGGCCGAGGATGCCGATTCCGAATACGACCTGATGCTCGACAACGGGCGCATGCTGGAACACTTCCAGTCCACCAACCAGAGTGGCCGGGACGGCGGCACCAAGCCGATGTCGCCGGACTGGTTCGTCGAAATCGGTCCACAGCTGGCCGCCGAACGCGGGCTCGAGGACGGCAGCTGGGTGCGTGTGGTGTCGCGGCGCGGCGCACTGGAGCTGCGTGTGGTGGTCACCGACCGCGTCGCTGGCAATACGGTGTTCATGCCGATCCACCACGTCAAACCGAACATGAACCGGCTCACCGGTGAGCACCACGATCCGGTGGTCAATACGCCGGCCTACAAGGAGACCGCCGTTCGTATCGAAAAGCTCGACCGGCCCGCGGGCGACCCTGCCCTGCCATACCACAATTTCCGATATGGGCACCGCACTCCGAATACCGGCCCGGAGGCCGAGCAGAAATGGCGACGCCCCGACTACGCCGAACCGCCGACGCCGCTGTCGCGGCCTCAGAAGCAGTAG
- a CDS encoding helix-turn-helix domain-containing protein, giving the protein MRSRRFSVIESKSDIRASGLIGSDATVGQGRCKGVNASVAGRNRSGWGRTAAREFRQHGLNGIGVADLMRAAGLTHGGFYAHFASKDELIAEVITAARSEAGESLGGELGRQSEQGRAAATLRT; this is encoded by the coding sequence ATGCGTTCCAGACGTTTCAGCGTAATTGAATCCAAGTCTGACATTCGGGCTTCCGGACTGATTGGCAGCGATGCAACTGTGGGGCAGGGACGCTGCAAAGGCGTGAACGCTTCTGTCGCAGGCAGGAATCGTTCCGGATGGGGCCGCACCGCGGCCCGCGAATTTCGCCAACACGGCCTCAACGGCATTGGCGTGGCCGACCTTATGCGTGCGGCCGGCCTCACGCACGGCGGGTTCTATGCGCACTTTGCCTCAAAGGACGAGCTGATCGCCGAAGTGATCACCGCCGCGCGCAGCGAAGCTGGCGAATCACTGGGTGGGGAACTGGGCAGGCAGTCGGAACAGGGCCGCGCCGCCGCCACGCTTCGGACATAG
- a CDS encoding alkaline phosphatase D family protein, with protein MLKTIFAAALAPWNLPSAGAASREVLFTDYPFKLGVASGFPSESGMSLWTRLCPDPMNDGGMGVMQVPMDWEVASDEAFSKVVQRGTWYAMAGLGHSAHVPVTGLEPDRWYFYRFIAGGETSPVGRTRTLPSPGAAMSQLRFGLASCQHFEMGYFSAYRHMQADAPDLVLFVGDYIYEYNAAAGRVRRHAHAEPYRLEEYRARYAQYGVDSDLQTMRQSAPWAMTVDDHEVMNDWADDVGEGLDPSFVARRAAGLQAYFENMPLPMSALLKNGRLALNRSLQAGSLAGFHILDDRQYRSPIACSRPGMGGSVFAAKDQDCPERLDLKRTMLGADQEDWLDRQLAQSRTRWNFVVQQTLLSPLPSPGTDGPVWSTDGWDGYPAARERLLTTLQKRRPGNPVILGGDIHATVASDVKADFSDPDSRIIASEFAGTSLTSPGMPASVFNPKLEANPHVHYGDCERRGYLLFDLKPDGLDVAVRNTSTVAERDSDCLTAARFHVAANAPGIRRA; from the coding sequence TTGCTGAAGACGATATTCGCAGCGGCGCTTGCCCCTTGGAATCTGCCCAGCGCTGGCGCCGCGAGCCGCGAGGTGTTGTTTACCGACTATCCCTTCAAGTTGGGCGTGGCCTCCGGGTTCCCCTCGGAATCCGGCATGAGCTTGTGGACGCGGCTGTGCCCGGACCCGATGAATGACGGCGGCATGGGCGTGATGCAGGTGCCGATGGACTGGGAAGTGGCCAGCGACGAGGCCTTCTCGAAGGTGGTGCAACGCGGCACCTGGTACGCGATGGCCGGGCTCGGCCACAGTGCCCATGTTCCGGTTACCGGGCTCGAACCGGATCGTTGGTATTTCTACCGTTTCATCGCCGGCGGGGAGACCAGCCCGGTGGGCCGCACGCGCACCCTGCCCTCACCGGGCGCGGCGATGTCGCAATTGCGCTTCGGGCTTGCCTCCTGCCAACACTTCGAGATGGGCTACTTCTCGGCCTATCGGCACATGCAGGCCGATGCCCCCGACCTGGTGCTGTTCGTGGGCGATTACATCTACGAATACAACGCCGCCGCCGGGCGGGTTCGGCGGCACGCGCACGCCGAGCCCTACCGTCTGGAGGAGTACCGTGCGCGCTACGCCCAGTACGGCGTGGACTCCGACCTGCAGACGATGCGCCAGTCCGCCCCCTGGGCGATGACCGTGGACGACCACGAAGTCATGAACGATTGGGCCGATGATGTAGGCGAAGGCTTGGACCCCAGCTTTGTGGCGCGTCGCGCCGCCGGCTTGCAGGCCTACTTCGAAAACATGCCGTTGCCGATGTCCGCGCTGCTCAAGAACGGACGTCTGGCACTCAATCGCAGTTTGCAGGCCGGCTCGCTCGCCGGCTTTCACATCCTGGATGATCGCCAGTATCGATCGCCGATCGCCTGCTCACGTCCGGGCATGGGCGGCAGTGTGTTCGCCGCCAAGGATCAGGACTGCCCGGAACGGCTCGACCTGAAGCGCACGATGCTGGGAGCAGACCAGGAAGATTGGCTGGACCGCCAGCTGGCGCAGAGCCGGACTCGCTGGAATTTCGTGGTGCAGCAGACGCTGCTGTCTCCCCTGCCTTCGCCGGGAACGGACGGTCCCGTCTGGTCCACGGACGGCTGGGACGGCTACCCGGCCGCACGCGAACGCCTGCTGACAACCCTGCAGAAGCGCAGGCCGGGCAATCCGGTGATTCTCGGCGGCGACATCCACGCCACGGTCGCCTCGGACGTTAAAGCCGACTTCAGCGATCCGGACTCGCGAATCATCGCCAGTGAGTTCGCCGGCACCTCGCTGACCTCCCCGGGCATGCCGGCTTCGGTCTTCAATCCCAAACTCGAAGCCAATCCGCATGTGCACTACGGCGATTGCGAACGCCGTGGCTATCTGCTGTTCGACCTCAAACCCGACGGTCTCGACGTGGCCGTGCGCAATACCAGCACGGTCGCCGAGCGCGACAGCGACTGCCTCACCGCGGCACGCTTTCATGTGGCGGCCAACGCGCCGGGAATCCGGCGCGCCTGA
- the fdhD gene encoding formate dehydrogenase accessory sulfurtransferase FdhD → MTESLRRFPDWWQAANESGSTEALARVPAVREDSCGYSESIESLAEEVPVALVYNGSSHAVMMATPKDLGDFAVGFSLSEGLVGEAREIELVDCLHLASGISLQMLIPQHRFATIAGRDRKLGGRTGCGLCGTADLEAAIRPVRTVASTPPPQRQTLLDAFSLLHRQQALNAASGAVHAAGLLVAGGALIAREDVGRHNAVDKVLGAAIRHGLRPCVLLVTSRASYELVHKAAQLGCTTVAAISGPTAMAVRIAEQAGVNLVGFAREDRMTIYHRAG, encoded by the coding sequence GTGACTGAATCCCTTCGCCGTTTCCCGGATTGGTGGCAGGCCGCCAATGAGTCGGGTTCGACAGAGGCGCTGGCGAGAGTGCCGGCCGTCCGGGAGGATTCCTGCGGCTATTCGGAATCGATCGAGTCACTGGCCGAGGAAGTTCCGGTGGCTCTGGTGTACAACGGCAGCTCGCACGCCGTGATGATGGCCACCCCGAAAGATCTCGGCGACTTCGCTGTCGGCTTCAGCCTGTCCGAGGGCTTGGTCGGCGAGGCGCGTGAGATTGAACTCGTCGACTGCCTGCATCTGGCGAGCGGGATTTCACTGCAGATGCTGATTCCGCAACATCGCTTTGCCACCATCGCAGGGCGGGACCGAAAACTGGGCGGTCGGACCGGCTGCGGGCTTTGCGGCACGGCGGATCTGGAAGCAGCGATTCGGCCGGTACGCACGGTCGCGAGTACGCCACCGCCGCAACGCCAGACCTTGCTCGATGCTTTCTCGCTGTTGCACCGCCAGCAAGCACTCAATGCTGCCAGCGGCGCGGTGCACGCGGCCGGTCTGCTGGTCGCTGGCGGCGCCCTCATCGCGCGCGAGGACGTCGGTCGCCACAATGCGGTCGACAAGGTGCTCGGCGCCGCCATCCGGCATGGGCTGCGTCCCTGCGTGCTGCTGGTCACCTCGCGCGCCTCCTACGAACTGGTGCACAAGGCCGCTCAACTCGGCTGTACGACCGTCGCGGCGATCTCCGGCCCCACGGCGATGGCTGTTCGTATTGCCGAACAGGCCGGTGTCAACCTGGTGGGTTTCGCCCGCGAGGATCGTATGACGATCTACCACCGGGCCGGCTGA
- a CDS encoding SDR family oxidoreductase has protein sequence MQEQPTPPFSDQGISPPGREHAMAPRPRYAAPEYRAAGKLKNKVALITGGDSGIGRAVAVLFAREGADMALAYLPQEQKDAEETAAAIERAGRRVLLLPGDLSVADCCRVTVARTVEHFGKLDILVNNAAYQQHRDGLHEIDEAQWEHTFRTNIFAHFHLAKAAIDHLPRGGAIINTGSETGLEGSKGLLDYSATKGAIHAFTKSLAQNLISQGIRVNCVAPGPVWTPLNPAERSAESTAHFGGGTPIGRPAQPEEVAPAYVFLASDADSGYISGHVLPVMGGQTIAG, from the coding sequence ATGCAAGAGCAACCCACACCCCCGTTTTCCGATCAGGGCATTTCACCGCCGGGACGCGAGCACGCGATGGCGCCACGTCCCCGATACGCCGCACCCGAGTACCGGGCGGCCGGCAAGCTGAAGAACAAGGTGGCATTGATCACCGGCGGAGACTCCGGCATCGGCCGGGCCGTGGCGGTGCTGTTCGCTCGCGAAGGCGCGGACATGGCCCTGGCCTATCTGCCACAGGAGCAGAAAGACGCAGAGGAAACCGCTGCGGCGATCGAGCGGGCCGGCCGGCGTGTCCTGCTGCTGCCAGGCGACCTCTCGGTGGCCGATTGCTGCCGGGTAACCGTGGCGCGCACCGTGGAGCATTTCGGCAAGCTCGATATCCTCGTCAACAATGCGGCCTATCAGCAACACAGGGACGGGCTCCACGAGATCGATGAGGCGCAGTGGGAGCATACGTTTCGCACGAACATCTTTGCGCACTTCCACCTTGCCAAGGCCGCCATCGACCATCTGCCGCGCGGGGGCGCGATCATCAATACCGGCTCGGAAACCGGCCTGGAAGGCTCCAAGGGGCTACTGGACTACTCGGCCACCAAGGGCGCCATTCATGCATTCACAAAATCCCTTGCGCAAAATCTCATTTCGCAGGGCATCCGCGTGAACTGTGTGGCCCCCGGGCCGGTATGGACGCCGCTGAATCCGGCGGAGCGTAGTGCCGAAAGCACGGCACATTTCGGTGGAGGAACGCCGATCGGCCGCCCTGCCCAACCGGAGGAAGTGGCGCCGGCTTACGTGTTTCTCGCCTCCGACGCAGACTCTGGCTACATCTCCGGGCACGTGCTGCCGGTGATGGGCGGGCAAACGATCGCCGGATGA
- the tnpC gene encoding Tn3 family transposase post-transcriptional regulator TnpC, which yields MTQRSNSTGRIDAASPRGGVDVIGLQKLRATFDTTHLLRAVDDLDTVRAVLVDPDELRADLLRLHGMAHTLINGGALSATSVDETITELAADIEAELESMSALLLTIRQRIRPLLTLTPDDG from the coding sequence ATGACCCAGCGATCGAATAGCACGGGGCGGATCGACGCCGCGTCGCCCCGCGGGGGTGTCGACGTCATAGGACTTCAAAAATTGCGCGCGACCTTTGATACGACTCACCTGTTGCGTGCGGTCGATGATCTCGACACCGTTCGCGCGGTCCTGGTCGATCCGGACGAATTACGCGCCGATCTTCTCCGGTTGCATGGGATGGCGCACACCCTGATCAACGGGGGAGCCTTATCCGCGACGAGCGTCGATGAAACCATCACCGAGTTGGCGGCAGACATTGAGGCCGAGCTGGAGAGCATGAGCGCCTTGCTCCTGACCATCCGACAACGGATACGGCCACTTCTGACGCTGACCCCTGACGATGGCTAA
- a CDS encoding cysteine hydrolase family protein produces the protein MNPLGKHRRAGDPVEPERTALILIDVINDMDSPDLGREFLDAAGIAARQIRELKRRAKAAGIPTIYANDNFGNWRAEFSEVIAHCTRPGVPGKPISELLLPQEDDYFVLKPRHSGFFGTALELLLQHLKKDTLILAGFAGDVCVLFTAHDAYMREYDLFVPRDCVASSEPAANEQALRFMSDVAKADTRASNTFEFPETSNQTAPPQQFEVLNERDAQAAAPDAASLCGEEDPGAALEYLKDRS, from the coding sequence ATGAATCCGCTCGGTAAGCACCGCCGGGCTGGCGACCCTGTTGAGCCCGAACGGACGGCCTTGATTCTGATCGATGTGATCAACGACATGGATTCGCCCGACCTCGGTCGCGAGTTCCTCGACGCAGCCGGCATCGCGGCCCGCCAGATTCGTGAACTGAAACGCCGAGCCAAAGCCGCCGGCATCCCGACGATCTACGCCAACGACAACTTCGGAAACTGGCGCGCGGAGTTTTCGGAAGTCATTGCGCATTGCACACGGCCCGGCGTTCCTGGAAAGCCGATCTCGGAGCTTCTGTTGCCGCAAGAAGATGACTACTTCGTGCTCAAACCGCGACATTCCGGTTTCTTCGGAACGGCCCTCGAACTGTTGCTGCAGCACCTGAAGAAGGACACGCTGATTCTTGCCGGCTTTGCCGGTGACGTCTGCGTCCTGTTCACCGCCCACGACGCCTATATGCGCGAATACGACTTGTTCGTGCCGCGCGATTGTGTTGCCAGCTCCGAACCGGCTGCAAACGAGCAGGCGCTTCGGTTCATGAGCGATGTCGCCAAGGCGGATACCCGAGCCAGCAATACATTCGAATTTCCGGAGACCTCGAACCAGACGGCGCCTCCGCAGCAGTTCGAGGTATTGAATGAACGGGACGCGCAGGCGGCTGCGCCCGACGCAGCTTCCCTGTGTGGCGAGGAAGACCCCGGTGCAGCCCTGGAATACCTCAAGGACCGCAGCTAG
- a CDS encoding DUF1641 domain-containing protein — protein sequence MARPLQYTPPAPTIEPGAREELDRLLESLHRHGVLRLANDLVSANADLMEILVRGLSQPGSLNAIQNLCAVLMSLSQIEPANMYKLTSAIRDAVQRLSHFDSTEQHDAAPGVTGAYRLLHDEALWSAAAPLVEALKAFSDGLGRDVDKPISSFSGKQTQG from the coding sequence ATGGCCAGACCCCTTCAGTACACGCCGCCTGCGCCGACGATCGAACCGGGGGCGCGTGAGGAACTCGATCGGTTGCTGGAGTCCCTGCATCGCCACGGAGTCTTGCGCCTCGCCAATGATCTGGTCAGCGCGAACGCCGATCTCATGGAGATACTGGTACGCGGCCTCAGCCAGCCGGGCTCGCTCAATGCGATACAGAACCTGTGTGCGGTATTGATGAGCCTTTCGCAGATTGAACCCGCAAACATGTACAAGCTCACCTCCGCAATCCGCGACGCGGTGCAACGCCTGAGCCACTTCGATTCGACGGAACAGCACGACGCCGCCCCCGGCGTGACCGGCGCCTATCGCTTGCTGCACGACGAAGCCCTTTGGAGCGCAGCCGCTCCGCTGGTGGAGGCGCTGAAGGCATTCTCGGACGGACTTGGCCGCGACGTCGACAAACCGATATCGAGCTTCAGCGGGAAACAGACCCAGGGCTGA
- a CDS encoding UDP-glucose dehydrogenase family protein, translating to MNITIFGSGYVGLVTAACFAEVGNHVVCVDVDARKVATLQSGKCPFYEPGLDGLLTSGIEAGRLRFTTDAADAVRHGTYQLIAVGTPPGEDGSADLQYVLQVARTIAAHLDDYRVIINKSTVPVGTADKVRSAVSEVLAQRGVSQDYDVVSNPEFLKEGAAVGDFRKPDRIIVGADTDRPAELMRSLYEPFNRNHDRVLLMDVRSAELTKYAANAMLATKISFMNEVANIAERVGADVELVRRGMGSDPRIGFHFIYPGCGYGGSCFPKDVKALAHLARETGFAPRLLDSVEAVNHDQKRFLHAKMRAHFGSLAGRTIALWGLAFKPNTDDMREAPSRELMEAIWADGGAVRAYDPVAMEETRKIYGDRPDLTLVESAEEACEGADALALVTEWKPFQSPNFELIASLLKEKVLFDGRNLYNPETLRDLGFRHYAIGRAARVAV from the coding sequence GTGAATATCACTATCTTTGGTTCTGGTTATGTAGGACTGGTTACTGCAGCCTGTTTTGCCGAGGTGGGCAACCATGTTGTCTGTGTAGATGTTGACGCGCGAAAGGTAGCCACTCTGCAAAGCGGCAAGTGCCCGTTCTATGAGCCTGGGCTGGATGGCTTGTTGACCTCCGGAATCGAAGCCGGACGGCTGCGTTTTACGACGGATGCGGCGGATGCTGTCCGGCATGGGACCTATCAGCTCATCGCGGTGGGTACGCCGCCGGGCGAGGACGGGTCTGCGGACCTTCAGTACGTCCTGCAGGTGGCACGCACCATTGCGGCGCATCTTGATGACTACCGTGTGATCATCAACAAGTCCACGGTGCCCGTGGGAACGGCGGACAAAGTCCGCTCGGCGGTTTCGGAGGTCTTGGCGCAACGCGGCGTGTCGCAGGACTACGATGTGGTGTCCAACCCCGAATTCCTGAAGGAAGGCGCTGCGGTCGGTGACTTCCGAAAACCGGACCGGATCATCGTGGGTGCGGATACAGACCGCCCGGCGGAGCTGATGCGGTCTTTGTACGAGCCGTTCAATCGCAATCACGATCGTGTGCTGTTGATGGATGTGCGTTCGGCGGAGCTGACCAAGTACGCGGCCAACGCGATGCTGGCGACCAAGATCAGCTTCATGAACGAAGTTGCGAACATCGCGGAGCGTGTGGGTGCGGACGTGGAACTGGTGCGCCGCGGCATGGGCTCCGACCCGCGCATCGGCTTTCATTTCATCTACCCCGGCTGCGGCTATGGCGGCTCCTGCTTCCCGAAGGACGTGAAGGCCTTGGCGCATCTGGCGCGAGAAACCGGCTTTGCGCCGCGGCTGCTGGATTCGGTTGAAGCGGTCAATCATGATCAGAAACGTTTTCTGCACGCGAAGATGCGGGCCCACTTCGGCTCGCTGGCCGGCAGGACGATTGCGCTTTGGGGGCTGGCATTCAAGCCCAATACCGACGATATGCGGGAAGCGCCCAGCCGGGAGTTGATGGAGGCGATTTGGGCGGACGGCGGTGCCGTGCGTGCCTACGACCCTGTGGCGATGGAAGAGACGCGCAAGATTTATGGCGACCGGCCGGATCTGACGCTGGTGGAATCGGCGGAGGAAGCCTGCGAAGGGGCCGACGCCTTGGCATTGGTGACGGAGTGGAAACCGTTCCAGAGCCCCAATTTTGAGTTGATCGCGTCTTTGTTGAAGGAGAAGGTTCTGTTCGACGGGCGCAATCTGTACAACCCGGAGACGCTGCGCGATTTGGGGTTTCGGCATTACGCGATCGGGCGCGCTGCACGTGTGGCGGTTTGA